A genomic region of Spirochaetota bacterium contains the following coding sequences:
- a CDS encoding glycosyltransferase family 2 protein: MKKPLISVTMTTYNHEKYIAEAVQRLLDQTFEDFELIIVNDGSTDKTEEMIKSFDDKRIRYIYQENMGPSAAANTAIKNARGKYIALMSGDDVCYPKRLEVQYNEYSVYALITGLFQEQDDR; encoded by the coding sequence ATGAAAAAGCCCTTGATAAGTGTTACAATGACTACATATAACCATGAAAAATATATTGCTGAAGCTGTACAAAGACTATTAGATCAGACTTTTGAAGATTTTGAGCTAATTATAGTCAATGATGGCTCTACTGATAAAACAGAAGAAATGATAAAAAGTTTTGATGATAAACGTATAAGATATATTTATCAGGAAAATATGGGACCAAGTGCGGCAGCAAATACTGCAATAAAAAATGCACGGGGAAAATATATTGCGTTGATGAGTGGTGATGATGTGTGTTATCCTAAAAGATTGGAGGTGCAATATAATGAATATAGTGTTTATGCATTGATAACAGGACTATTTCAGGAACAAGATGACCGCTAG